The Fragaria vesca subsp. vesca linkage group LG2, FraVesHawaii_1.0, whole genome shotgun sequence genome includes a window with the following:
- the LOC101296926 gene encoding protein transport protein SEC23-like, protein MDFVELEAIEGLRWSWNSWPSSKADQAALVIPLAVMCTPLMQQAELPLLPYDPVTCSQCGAVLNPYARVEYTSRIWFCSLCLHKNTFPHSYSNIGDTNLPAELFPTYSAVEYARAAAPPPPPSHNWSGANGVLLLSSSSSLSSMVSSSPNSGSDDPRGIRPAFVLVVDVATPRDELAALKNELLLVLEQLPETALVGLVTFDSMVRVHDLEFSDCSRVVVLHGERELSPVQIQQFLGINRTKQQQMGKMPFSQKQGFLLPVSECEFNISTAIEEIQSPVVKPGHRPGRSTGAAISAALGLLEGCLVSTGSRIMVFASGPATIGPGIIVSSDLGYSIRTHRDLINGHAPYYSKSCSFYAQLSQRLTDASIVLDLFACSLDQAGSAELKDPIERSGGFMMLGESFESIEFRKCLRQIFTRDEEGYLKMYFDATIEIVTTKDVKICGALGPCVSLRKVNNLVSSSEIGEGGTYIWKLGTITNKTCITFFFEVSDEQKVQPGSAFFIQFITRYRHGNMGIRKRVTTAARRWVGNRSPEIAAGFDQETAASVMARLAIHRAETCFARDVIRWLDDTLIQFASKFGDYVEEDPSSFRLASNFSLFPQFMYYLRRSQFIDVFNSSPDETAFFRLMLNREGVVGSLIMIQPTLLQYSFDGPPIPVLLDVRSIAPDVILLFDSYFHVVIHYGSKIAQWRKLGYDKDPNHENLRKLLEAPEIDAQQLVADRVPAPKLIRCDQHGSQARFLLAKLNPSVTQNSTYTDGSDIILTDDLSLQVFLDHLQGLAVQS, encoded by the exons ATGGACTTCGTGGAATTAGAAGCCATAGAAGGCCTCCGATGGTCCTGGAACTCCTGGCCGTCTTCCAAAGCCGACCAAGCCGCTCTCGTCATCCCCCTCGCCGTCATGTGCACGCCGTTAATGCAACAAGCCGAGCTCCCTCTCCTCCCCTACGACCCCGTCACCTGCTCCCAATGCGGCGCCGTTTTGAACCCCTACGCACGCGTCGAGTACACCTCCCGCATCTGGTTTTGCTCCTTGTGCCTCCACAAGAACACCTTCCCCCACTCCTACTCCAACATCGGCGACACCAATCTTCCCGCCGAGCTCTTCCCCACTTACAGCGCCGTCGAGTACGCCCGAGCCGCCGCGCCGCCGCCGCCGCCGAGCCACAACTGGTCAGGCGCCAACGGCGTGCTCTTGTTGTCGTCGTCGTCGTCGCTGTCGTCGATGGTGTCGTCGTCGCCGAACTCCGGGTCGGACGATCCGCGAGGGATCCGACCCGCGTTTGTGCTCGTCGTTGACGTGGCCACGCCTAGGGATGAGCTGGCGGCGCTGAAGAATGAGCTGCTGCTTGTACTGGAGCAACTGCCGGAGACTGCTTTGGTGGGGCTAGTGACGTTTGATTCCATGGTGCGTGTTCATGATCTTGAATTCTCCGACTGCTCCAGAGTGGTTGTGCTTCACGGAGAACGGGAGCTTTCGCCGGTTCAG ATTCAACAATTTCTGGGAATTAATAGGACTAAGCAGCAGCAAATGGGAAAAATGCCTTTTTCCCAAAAGCAAGGGTTCTTGCTACCAGTATCCGAGTGTGAGTTCAACATTTCAACTGCAATAGAAGAAATCCAGTCTCCAGTAGTCAAGCCTGGCCATCGCCCAGGAAGGTCAACAGGAGCAGCAATTTCAGCTGCACTTGGACTTTTGGAAGGATGCTTGGTGAGCACTGGCTCTAGGATCATGGTCTTCGCATCTGGACCTGCAACTATAGGCCCGGGAATTATTGTAAGCTCTGATCTTGGTTATTCCATCCGAACTCATCGAGACCTGATCAATGGTCATGCCCCTTATTATAGTAAATCTTGCAGCTTCTACGCTCAACTGTCACAGAGGTTAACTGATGCATCTATTGTCCTCGATTTGTTTGCTTGTTCTCTTGATCAAGCTGGCTCTGCAGAGCTTAAGGACCCTATTGAGAGATCGGGTGGTTTCATGATGCTAGGTGAGTCCTTTGAGTCGATTGAGTTCAGAAAATGTTTGCGGCAAATTTTCACTCGTGATGAAGAGGGATATTTGAAGATGTATTTTGATGCAACTATTGAGATAGTGACCACTAAAGATGTTAAAATCTGTGGAGCCCTAGGTCCTTGTGTATCTCTTCGGAAAGTTAACAATTTAGTAAGTAGCAGTGAGATCGGTGAGGGTGGTACCTATATATGGAAGTTAGGTACTATTACCAATAAAACATGCATCACTTTTTTCTTTGAAGTTAGTGATGAGCAGAAAGTTCAACCTGGGTCGGCATTCTTCATACAATTCATAACACGATACCGACATGGGAACATGGGAATCCGGAAACGGGTGACTACTGCTGCAAGAAGATGGGTTGGTAACCGTTCACCAGAAATTGCTGCTGGGTTTGATCAAGAAACAGCTGCTTCTGTGATGGCCAGGCTTGCTATTCACCGAGCTGAGACCTGTTTTGCTCGAGATGTTATTAGATGGCTGGATGACACGTTGATCCAATTTGCTTCAAAATTTGGAGATTATGTGGAGGAAGATCCATCTTCTTTCCGCTTGGCATCCAACTTCTCTCTTTTTCCCCAATTCATGTATTACTTGAGGAGGTCTCAGTTTATTGATGTCTTTAATAGTAGTCCTGATGAGACAGCTTTCTTCCGGCTGATGCTGAACCGTGAGGGCGTAGTGGGTTCTCTTATCATGATCCAGCCTACACTTCTCCAATATTCCTTTGATGGTCCACCTATTCCAGTCCTCCTGGATGTTCGCTCCATCGCTCCAGATGTTATCTTGCTCTTTGATTCTTACTTTCATGTGGTTATTCACTATGGGTCGAAGATTGCTCAGTGGAGGAAGCTTGGTTATGACAAGGATCCAAATCATGAGAATTTGAGGAAGCTGCTGGAAGCCCCAGAAATTGATGCACAGCAGTTGGTGGCTGACCGTGTTCCTGCACCGAAGCTCATTAGATGTGATCAGCATGGTAGCCAGGCAAGGTTTCTTCTTGCAAAGTTGAATCCATCAGTTACCCAGAATTCAACATACACAGATGGCTCTGATATTATCTTGACTGATGATTTGAGCTTGCAAGTATTTTTAGATCACTTGCAGGGCCTGGCCGTGCAAAGCTGA